In one Microbacterium invictum genomic region, the following are encoded:
- a CDS encoding fructose 1,6-bisphosphatase, with translation MSTSAPFARHPRRLLVVAVAGALTVALSGCAQVADAFNQFQQSAGAPAAAATPTPLASPSMDFDSQFTYDGSVALSTEVADQLEVRLDVWASDPKRTQEWTPTRMKTLGFAVNVHDHRVDEKAVLTDKRRVYLSSVSVTSQTAQTSGQVQSPFQFSADPRTLVPTDTLRSDRGLLLNSFQGGLLVPETTISQLPEDTYGITLEFALTVWVEGNANDENSFQQQTVYQYLPVAIYPDGTAAVAGSSTQP, from the coding sequence GTGAGCACTTCAGCCCCCTTCGCCCGCCACCCCCGGCGACTTCTCGTCGTCGCCGTCGCCGGTGCCCTCACCGTGGCGCTGTCGGGGTGCGCGCAGGTCGCCGATGCGTTCAACCAGTTCCAGCAATCCGCGGGCGCACCGGCGGCGGCGGCGACTCCGACGCCCCTGGCCTCACCGTCGATGGACTTCGACTCGCAGTTCACCTACGACGGGTCGGTGGCGCTGTCCACCGAGGTCGCCGATCAGCTCGAAGTGCGCCTGGACGTCTGGGCGTCCGACCCGAAGCGCACGCAGGAGTGGACGCCCACCCGCATGAAGACCCTCGGGTTCGCCGTGAACGTCCACGATCACCGGGTCGACGAGAAGGCCGTCCTCACCGACAAGCGACGCGTCTACCTCTCGTCGGTGTCGGTGACCTCGCAGACCGCGCAGACCAGCGGTCAGGTGCAGAGCCCCTTCCAGTTCAGCGCCGATCCCCGCACCCTCGTGCCCACCGACACCCTGCGTTCGGACCGCGGTCTGCTGCTCAACAGCTTCCAGGGCGGCCTCCTGGTGCCCGAGACCACGATCAGCCAGCTGCCCGAGGACACCTACGGCATCACGCTGGAGTTCGCCCTCACCGTGTGGGTCGAGGGCAACGCCAACGACGAGAACTCCTTCCAGCAGCAGACCGTCTATCAGTACCTGCCGGTGGCCATCTACCCCGACGGCACCGCGGCGGTGGCGGGTTCATCGACCCAGCCTTGA
- a CDS encoding ATP-binding protein, which yields MSSGGRSRTADAAPAATATWSTSPDTGVLAPAPISSRTRSIWLSQLVLGATVLAVVILLMFIQPMRLAGWAFTSGILLLVAITAATMIAPWARLSSAAVLIVPFADLFAVGLLNLDGDLRFAFLWTFPIVWIALYYGARTLAVALGAVGLFLLVVASVTPGPDSTIRVVLVIIVLSFIGITLHVGSRRTRAFKRLLRQQARRLRSTLDRSTAQERRIAEMIDGIDLGIVRLAPDGELLALNAAYRRLYGLGEQESPAAATVIEHVVVDGPEVPAHERPFARAARGEAFDPETFWLLDAEGTWRAVTASASPLASRTEGEASMLLVVRDVTALLHAERARDQVVAMASHEIRNPLTVILGRAELALERDLDAGSRDDFAVIEASAERMLTMLEQTLRDSRSSFTAPRGTDEIDLRTVLEASLAGVQANARSRNITLLTELPASLPVRGDAFRLRQVFDNLLTNAVKYTPRQGTVSVRAAADGDRVRVDVADSGIGIPDDEIDRVFEPYFRSSAAGRTAPGTGLGLGIARDIVEAHGGGLTLTSELGAGTTARVTVPRARVA from the coding sequence ATGTCGTCGGGGGGCAGATCGCGAACGGCAGACGCTGCCCCGGCGGCGACTGCGACGTGGTCGACCTCGCCCGACACCGGCGTCCTGGCTCCGGCACCGATCTCGAGCCGCACCCGATCGATCTGGCTGAGCCAGCTTGTGCTGGGGGCGACCGTCCTCGCCGTGGTCATCCTGCTGATGTTCATCCAGCCGATGCGGCTGGCCGGCTGGGCCTTCACCAGCGGCATCCTGCTGCTCGTGGCGATCACCGCGGCGACGATGATCGCACCGTGGGCGAGGTTGTCCTCCGCGGCGGTGCTCATCGTGCCGTTCGCCGACCTCTTCGCCGTGGGTCTGCTGAATCTCGACGGCGATCTGCGCTTCGCGTTCCTCTGGACCTTCCCGATCGTCTGGATCGCCCTGTACTACGGGGCCCGCACCCTCGCCGTGGCCCTCGGCGCGGTCGGCCTGTTCCTTCTCGTCGTGGCGAGTGTCACCCCCGGCCCGGACTCCACGATCCGCGTCGTGCTGGTCATCATCGTCCTGAGCTTCATCGGCATCACCCTGCACGTCGGGTCCCGGCGCACCCGCGCCTTCAAACGGCTGCTGCGTCAGCAGGCCAGGCGCCTGCGGTCGACGCTCGATCGGTCGACCGCGCAGGAGCGTCGTATCGCCGAGATGATCGACGGCATCGACCTGGGCATCGTGCGGCTGGCGCCGGACGGAGAACTCCTCGCCCTGAATGCCGCCTATCGGCGCCTCTACGGCCTCGGCGAGCAGGAGAGCCCTGCGGCGGCGACGGTGATCGAGCACGTCGTGGTGGACGGTCCCGAGGTCCCGGCCCACGAGCGCCCGTTCGCGCGCGCCGCCCGCGGCGAGGCGTTCGATCCCGAGACCTTCTGGCTCCTGGATGCCGAGGGGACCTGGCGTGCGGTGACGGCGTCGGCGAGCCCGCTGGCGTCGCGGACCGAGGGCGAGGCGAGCATGCTGCTGGTCGTCCGTGACGTCACCGCACTCCTCCACGCCGAGCGGGCCCGCGACCAGGTCGTCGCGATGGCCTCCCACGAGATCCGCAATCCGCTCACCGTCATCCTGGGACGCGCCGAGCTCGCGCTGGAGCGCGACCTCGATGCCGGCAGTCGCGACGACTTCGCCGTCATCGAGGCGTCGGCCGAACGGATGCTCACGATGCTCGAGCAGACGCTCCGCGACTCCCGCTCCTCGTTCACCGCACCGCGGGGGACCGACGAGATCGATCTGCGCACGGTCCTGGAGGCCTCGCTCGCGGGGGTGCAGGCCAACGCGCGGTCGCGCAACATCACACTGCTCACCGAGCTGCCCGCGTCGCTGCCCGTGCGCGGCGACGCCTTCCGCCTTCGCCAGGTGTTCGACAATCTCCTCACCAACGCGGTGAAGTACACGCCCCGCCAGGGAACGGTGTCGGTGCGGGCGGCGGCCGACGGCGACCGCGTCCGGGTCGATGTCGCCGACTCGGGCATCGGGATCCCGGACGACGAGATCGACCGGGTGTTCGAACCCTATTTCCGCTCTTCGGCCGCCGGGCGCACCGCTCCGGGGACGGGGCTCGGTCTCGGGATCGCCCGCGACATCGTCGAGGCGCACGGCGGAGGACTGACGCTGACATCCGAGCTCGGGGCGGGGACGACCGCTCGCGTGACGGTCCCGCGGGCGCGCGTCGCATGA
- a CDS encoding endonuclease/exonuclease/phosphatase family protein, whose translation MRVISYNLRKHRAAGELAELVERHGADVLCLQEYDTSDIPDEIAGLRLADATSRNRLGLAVYYRANTFRAVEVRALALKKSLHDHLLKPAEERMLGVRLHDIDHGTDVIVASFHAAPLTALNSLRRHQIRTALAELEQLGEGLPALMVGDYNYPVFKENLGQKVREQGYELSLSDARTYTRYRFFRGHYDFVTSSGFTIDRVRTLPQGLSDHLPILVTASVTSAQPVEVPTAG comes from the coding sequence ATGAGAGTGATCTCGTACAACCTGCGCAAGCACCGCGCCGCGGGCGAGCTGGCTGAGCTCGTCGAACGCCACGGTGCGGACGTCCTGTGTCTGCAGGAGTACGACACCTCCGACATCCCCGACGAGATCGCCGGGCTCCGCCTCGCCGACGCCACCTCGCGCAACCGGCTGGGACTGGCGGTCTACTACCGCGCCAACACCTTCCGCGCCGTGGAGGTCCGGGCGCTCGCGCTGAAGAAGTCGCTGCACGACCACCTGCTCAAGCCCGCCGAAGAGCGGATGCTGGGGGTGCGGCTGCACGACATCGATCACGGCACCGACGTCATCGTCGCATCGTTCCATGCGGCGCCGCTCACCGCCCTCAACTCGCTGCGCCGTCACCAGATCCGCACCGCCCTCGCCGAGCTGGAGCAGCTCGGCGAGGGGCTTCCCGCGCTGATGGTCGGCGACTACAACTATCCGGTGTTCAAGGAGAACCTCGGGCAGAAGGTCCGCGAGCAGGGGTACGAACTGAGCCTCAGCGACGCGCGGACCTACACGCGCTACCGCTTCTTCCGCGGCCACTACGACTTCGTGACCTCATCCGGGTTCACCATCGATCGGGTCCGCACCCTGCCGCAGGGACTCTCGGACCACCTCCCCATCCTGGTGACGGCCAGCGTCACCTCCGCCCAGCCGGTGGAGGTGCCCACGGCGGGCTGA
- a CDS encoding tRNA pseudouridine synthase A: MRIRLDLSYDGTHFRGWARQPGLRTVQETLESALGRVLSGDPRVVVAGRTDAGVHATGQVAHLDLDPTQQGRLAAARAPRGQADPDPVAQLARRVNGVLGAYADLTVRSTTIAPAGFDARFSAVWRRYVYRIADRATGYDPLERHRTTSVRSHLDEERMDAAARSLIGLHDFAAYCKPRDEATTIRTLLAFGWRRGADGVLVADVKADAFCHSMVRALVGGCVAVGEGRLDPGDLAVIRDRGGKVPEIHVLAARGLTLAEVGYPADDLLAARAEQTRARRATD; the protein is encoded by the coding sequence GTGCGCATCCGTCTCGACCTCTCCTACGACGGCACGCACTTCCGCGGATGGGCTCGGCAGCCGGGCCTCCGCACCGTGCAGGAGACGCTGGAATCCGCCCTCGGTCGCGTGCTGAGTGGCGATCCGCGCGTCGTGGTGGCCGGGCGCACCGATGCCGGGGTCCATGCCACCGGTCAGGTCGCCCATCTCGATCTCGATCCGACCCAGCAGGGCCGCCTGGCCGCCGCGCGTGCGCCCCGCGGCCAGGCGGATCCCGACCCCGTCGCCCAGCTCGCCCGACGTGTCAACGGGGTGCTGGGCGCGTACGCCGACCTCACCGTGCGGTCGACGACGATCGCGCCCGCGGGCTTCGACGCCCGCTTCTCGGCGGTCTGGCGGCGCTACGTCTACCGCATCGCCGACCGCGCGACCGGGTACGACCCTCTCGAGCGGCACCGCACCACGAGCGTGCGGTCGCACCTCGATGAGGAGCGGATGGATGCCGCGGCGCGCTCCCTCATCGGACTCCACGACTTCGCGGCGTACTGCAAGCCCCGCGACGAGGCGACCACGATCCGCACCCTGCTCGCCTTCGGCTGGCGTCGCGGTGCCGACGGCGTGCTCGTCGCCGACGTGAAGGCCGATGCGTTCTGCCACAGCATGGTGCGAGCGCTCGTGGGCGGCTGCGTCGCGGTGGGAGAGGGGCGCCTGGACCCGGGCGACCTCGCCGTCATCCGTGACCGCGGCGGCAAGGTGCCCGAGATCCATGTCCTCGCCGCACGCGGGCTGACCCTGGCCGAGGTGGGCTACCCCGCCGACGACCTGCTCGCCGCGCGGGCGGAACAGACCCGGGCGCGCCGGGCGACGGACTGA
- a CDS encoding acyltransferase family protein, which yields MTLTAPTLLSSPSSQPADPPRRYAGLDGMRAVAVALVVIYHLFPAMLPGGFIGVDVFFVISGFLITNLLLREHARSGRIRLIDFWRRRARRLLPALGLVVIVCSSAALAVGGDVLVRLGAQVLGAATFSYNWVSLTGDGGYFAAATPELFRNFWSLAVEEQFYVVWPLVLPLFLLLPRAWARAGAAVLLATASALWMAVLVTTGAGAPGGDVTRAYFGTDTHAFGILLGVALAFATTAVLGRGSPASRPRWTSPVGAAAISGLVLLSFLAPVDAVSTFPGTLVAASLLSAAAITAGVWPGSRFGSAIDAQPLRWIGDRSYGIYLWHWPILVLLLAGLQGTGAEAGVPGSVGLAALVLTLGAAELSYRFVETPVRRNGFRESLRRLGRALRAGAAARVGALVAGAVAIALVIGTGAAVTAAPTVSSGQAMVDAGQRALAEADAPSEAPGAGEPGSGAAGPSAGPRDGASAPSAPPAPVPGVPSGDSVPRPAPTPVTGDQITAVGDSVMLASAPALLERFPGIAVDAAVSRSAWAGPGILQQLADTGQLRPYVVLGLGTNGPVDRDALERMAAIAGPERTLVLVNAFAPREWIPGVNAELADFAATHPRVFIADWSGAIASRPELLAGDQIHPDSGGGAVFADTVGQAVDRAEEHRALLAYEQELRAWRRAHFTVGREFE from the coding sequence ATGACGCTCACCGCCCCCACGCTCCTCAGCAGCCCCAGCTCGCAGCCCGCCGACCCCCCGCGCCGGTACGCGGGACTGGACGGGATGCGGGCGGTCGCCGTCGCACTCGTGGTGATCTATCACCTCTTCCCCGCGATGCTCCCGGGCGGGTTCATCGGCGTGGACGTCTTCTTCGTCATCAGCGGGTTCCTCATCACCAACCTGCTGCTGCGCGAACACGCCCGGAGCGGCCGGATCAGGCTGATCGACTTCTGGCGGCGCCGGGCCCGCCGCCTGCTGCCGGCGCTCGGCCTGGTGGTGATCGTGTGCTCGAGTGCGGCGCTCGCCGTCGGCGGCGACGTGCTCGTGCGTCTGGGGGCCCAGGTGCTGGGGGCGGCGACCTTCAGCTACAACTGGGTCTCGCTCACCGGCGACGGCGGCTACTTCGCCGCCGCGACCCCCGAACTCTTCCGCAACTTCTGGTCGCTCGCGGTCGAGGAGCAGTTCTACGTCGTCTGGCCCCTCGTGCTGCCTCTGTTCCTGCTCCTCCCCCGCGCCTGGGCGCGCGCCGGAGCGGCAGTGCTCCTGGCCACGGCCTCGGCGCTGTGGATGGCGGTGCTGGTGACCACGGGGGCGGGAGCGCCCGGCGGCGACGTCACCCGCGCCTACTTCGGCACCGACACCCACGCCTTCGGCATCCTCCTCGGGGTGGCCCTGGCGTTCGCCACGACGGCGGTGCTCGGGCGGGGATCGCCGGCCTCGCGACCGCGGTGGACCTCGCCGGTGGGGGCGGCGGCGATCTCGGGACTGGTGCTGCTGTCGTTCCTCGCGCCGGTCGACGCGGTCTCCACCTTCCCCGGAACGCTGGTGGCGGCGAGCCTCCTCTCCGCCGCGGCGATCACCGCCGGCGTCTGGCCCGGGTCGCGGTTCGGCTCGGCGATCGACGCCCAGCCGCTGCGCTGGATCGGCGACCGCTCCTACGGCATCTACCTCTGGCACTGGCCGATCCTCGTGCTCCTCCTCGCGGGTCTGCAGGGCACCGGCGCGGAGGCAGGTGTCCCCGGGAGCGTAGGGCTCGCGGCCCTCGTGCTCACCCTCGGCGCGGCCGAGCTGTCGTACCGCTTCGTCGAGACGCCGGTGCGCCGGAATGGATTCCGCGAGTCGCTCCGCCGGCTCGGGCGGGCGCTGCGCGCCGGTGCGGCTGCGCGCGTGGGCGCGCTGGTCGCCGGCGCCGTCGCGATCGCGCTCGTGATCGGGACGGGGGCAGCGGTCACCGCGGCACCGACGGTGTCGTCGGGGCAGGCGATGGTGGATGCCGGACAGCGCGCCCTCGCGGAGGCCGACGCACCGTCCGAGGCGCCCGGCGCCGGTGAGCCGGGCTCGGGGGCGGCGGGTCCGTCGGCGGGCCCGCGAGACGGTGCGTCCGCGCCATCCGCTCCCCCGGCCCCCGTGCCCGGCGTCCCGTCCGGCGACAGCGTGCCGCGGCCCGCGCCGACGCCGGTGACCGGGGATCAGATCACCGCGGTCGGCGACTCGGTCATGCTCGCCTCCGCCCCGGCGCTCCTGGAGCGCTTCCCCGGTATCGCCGTCGACGCGGCCGTGTCGCGCTCGGCCTGGGCCGGCCCGGGTATCCTGCAGCAGCTCGCCGACACCGGGCAGCTGCGCCCGTACGTCGTGCTGGGCCTGGGTACGAACGGTCCCGTCGACCGCGACGCCCTCGAGCGGATGGCGGCGATCGCCGGCCCCGAGCGCACCCTCGTCCTCGTCAACGCGTTCGCGCCGCGGGAATGGATCCCCGGCGTCAACGCCGAGCTGGCGGACTTCGCGGCGACGCACCCCCGCGTCTTCATCGCCGACTGGTCGGGAGCGATCGCGTCGAGGCCCGAGCTGCTCGCCGGGGATCAGATCCACCCCGACTCGGGCGGCGGCGCGGTCTTCGCCGACACCGTCGGGCAGGCCGTCGATCGCGCCGAGGAGCATCGCGCGCTCCTCGCCTACGAGCAGGAGCTGCGCGCCTGGCGGCGCGCGCACTTCACCGTCGGACGCGAGTTCGAGTAG
- the rplQ gene encoding 50S ribosomal protein L17 yields the protein MPKPTKGPRLGGGPAHERLLLANLAAALFTHKSIQTTETKAKRLRPLAERLITFAKRGDLHARRRVLSVIGDKEVVHVLFTEIAPLVADRPGGYTRITKIGNRKGDNAPMAVIELVLDPVTPKVKSSRSSAKAAPAVKPAAEDTPAEETGAEDTTEEAPVEDSTADENTDAGSESPEEGAAAEKAAEDAVVEGDSTADADADADADADKK from the coding sequence ATGCCCAAGCCCACGAAGGGTCCCCGCCTCGGAGGCGGCCCCGCCCACGAGCGCCTGCTGCTTGCGAACCTCGCCGCGGCCCTCTTCACCCACAAGTCGATCCAGACCACCGAGACCAAGGCCAAGCGCCTGCGCCCGCTGGCCGAGCGCCTCATCACCTTCGCCAAGCGCGGCGACCTGCACGCGCGTCGCCGGGTGCTATCGGTGATCGGTGACAAGGAGGTCGTGCACGTCCTCTTCACCGAGATCGCGCCGCTGGTGGCCGACCGCCCGGGTGGCTACACCCGCATCACCAAGATCGGCAACCGCAAGGGTGACAACGCGCCCATGGCCGTCATCGAGCTGGTGCTGGACCCGGTGACCCCCAAGGTCAAGAGCTCGCGCTCGTCGGCCAAGGCGGCTCCGGCTGTCAAGCCCGCTGCGGAGGACACCCCCGCGGAGGAGACTGGCGCGGAGGACACCACCGAGGAGGCCCCCGTGGAAGACAGCACCGCTGACGAGAACACCGACGCCGGTTCGGAGTCGCCCGAAGAGGGCGCCGCCGCCGAGAAGGCCGCCGAAGACGCCGTCGTGGAGGGTGACTCCACCGCCGACGCTGACGCTGACGCCGACGCCGACGCTGATAAGAAGTAA
- a CDS encoding DNA-directed RNA polymerase subunit alpha, which translates to MLIAQRPTLTEEKVGEFRSRFVIEPLEPGFGYTIGNALRRSLLSSIPGAAVTSIRIDGVLHEFSTIPGVKEDVTEIILNIKQLVVSSERDEPITAYLRKTGAGEVTAADISAPAGVEVHNPELVIATLNDTARFELELTIERGRGYVSATQNRNEYAEAGQIPIDSIYSPVLKVSYRVEATRAGERTDFDKLVLDVESKPSIAPRDAVASAGRTLTELFGLARELNVEAEGIEIGPAPVETVLSNELSMPIEDLDLSVRSYNCLKREGINTVSELVALSETQLMNIRNFGQKSVDEVRDKLTSLGLSLKDSVPGFDGAHFYGGYDDENV; encoded by the coding sequence GTGCTCATCGCACAGCGTCCCACTCTGACCGAGGAGAAGGTCGGGGAGTTCCGCAGCCGTTTCGTCATCGAGCCGCTGGAGCCCGGCTTCGGCTACACGATCGGCAACGCGCTGCGTCGCAGCCTCCTGTCGTCGATTCCCGGTGCTGCCGTGACGTCGATCCGCATCGACGGCGTCCTCCACGAGTTCAGCACCATCCCCGGTGTGAAAGAGGATGTCACCGAGATCATCCTCAACATCAAGCAGCTGGTCGTCTCCAGCGAGCGCGACGAGCCCATCACTGCGTACCTGCGCAAGACCGGCGCCGGTGAGGTCACCGCTGCCGACATCTCCGCTCCCGCCGGTGTCGAGGTGCACAACCCCGAGCTGGTCATCGCGACCCTCAATGACACCGCCCGGTTCGAGCTCGAGCTCACCATCGAGCGCGGTCGTGGCTACGTGTCGGCGACCCAGAACCGCAACGAGTACGCCGAGGCCGGGCAGATCCCGATCGACTCGATCTACTCGCCCGTGCTGAAGGTGTCGTACCGCGTCGAGGCGACCCGTGCCGGGGAGCGCACCGACTTCGACAAGCTCGTGCTGGATGTCGAATCCAAGCCCTCCATCGCCCCTCGCGACGCCGTCGCGTCGGCCGGACGCACCCTCACCGAGCTGTTCGGTCTCGCCCGCGAGCTGAACGTCGAGGCCGAGGGCATCGAGATCGGCCCGGCGCCGGTCGAGACCGTCCTCTCCAACGAGCTGTCGATGCCCATCGAGGACCTCGACCTGTCGGTGCGCTCGTACAACTGCCTCAAGCGCGAGGGCATCAACACGGTCAGCGAGCTCGTCGCCCTCTCGGAGACGCAGCTGATGAACATCCGCAACTTCGGCCAGAAGTCGGTCGACGAGGTGCGTGACAAGCTCACCTCTCTCGGCCTGTCGCTGAAGGACTCGGTCCCCGGGTTCGATGGCGCGCACTTCTACGGCGGCTACGACGACGAGAACGTCTGA
- the rpsK gene encoding 30S ribosomal protein S11, with product MAQAKSAARKPRRKEKKNIAVGQAHIKSTFNNTIVSITDPSGAVISWASSGGVGFKGSRKSTPYAAGMAAESAARQAQEHGVKKVDVFVKGPGSGRETAIRSLTAAGLEVGSIQDVTPQAHNGCRPPKRRRV from the coding sequence ATGGCACAGGCCAAGTCCGCCGCGCGCAAGCCGCGCCGCAAGGAGAAGAAGAACATCGCCGTGGGCCAGGCCCACATCAAGTCGACGTTCAACAACACCATCGTCTCGATCACCGACCCGTCGGGCGCCGTGATCAGCTGGGCGTCCTCGGGTGGCGTGGGCTTCAAGGGCTCGCGCAAGTCCACCCCCTACGCCGCCGGCATGGCCGCGGAGTCGGCTGCCCGTCAGGCGCAGGAGCACGGCGTCAAGAAGGTCGACGTCTTCGTCAAGGGCCCGGGCTCGGGCCGCGAGACCGCGATCCGTTCGCTGACGGCCGCCGGCCTCGAGGTCGGTTCGATCCAGGACGTCACGCCGCAGGCGCACAACGGGTGCCGCCCGCCCAAGCGTCGCCGCGTCTGA
- the rpsM gene encoding 30S ribosomal protein S13: MARLAGVDIPRDKRVVIALTYIYGVGRTRSHEILAQTEIDENIRVKDLSDDQLIALRDYIEANYKVEGDLRREVAADIRRKVEIGSYEGIRHRRGLPVRGQRTKTNARTRKGPKRTVAGKKKAR; this comes from the coding sequence ATGGCACGTCTTGCCGGCGTCGACATCCCGCGCGATAAGCGCGTGGTCATCGCCCTGACCTACATCTACGGCGTGGGCCGTACCCGCTCGCACGAGATCCTCGCCCAGACGGAGATCGACGAGAACATCCGTGTGAAGGACCTGAGCGACGACCAGCTCATCGCCCTCCGCGATTACATCGAGGCCAACTACAAGGTGGAGGGTGACCTCCGCCGCGAGGTGGCCGCAGACATCCGCCGCAAGGTCGAGATCGGATCCTACGAGGGCATCCGTCACCGCCGCGGCCTCCCGGTGCGCGGACAGCGCACCAAGACCAACGCGCGCACCCGCAAGGGTCCGAAGCGCACCGTCGCCGGCAAGAAGAAGGCGCGCTGA
- the rpmJ gene encoding 50S ribosomal protein L36, whose amino-acid sequence MKVNPSVKPICDHCKVIRRHGNVMVICKSNPRHKQRQG is encoded by the coding sequence ATGAAGGTCAACCCCTCCGTCAAGCCCATCTGCGATCACTGCAAGGTGATCCGTCGCCACGGCAACGTGATGGTGATCTGCAAGTCCAACCCGCGCCACAAGCAGCGCCAGGGCTGA
- the infA gene encoding translation initiation factor IF-1 — MAKKDGVIEIEGVISEALPNAMFRVELTNGHKVLATISGKMRQNYIRIIPEDRVVVELSPYDLTRGRIVYRYR; from the coding sequence ATGGCGAAGAAAGACGGTGTCATCGAGATCGAGGGTGTCATCTCCGAGGCGCTGCCGAACGCGATGTTCCGCGTGGAGCTCACCAACGGTCACAAGGTGCTCGCCACGATCTCAGGCAAGATGCGGCAGAACTACATCCGCATCATCCCCGAGGACCGCGTGGTCGTGGAGCTCAGCCCCTACGACCTCACCCGCGGCCGTATCGTCTACCGCTACCGCTAG
- a CDS encoding DsbA family protein yields the protein MATAARKVNWFAILVSIAVVLALVVTAAIVVWSNNQSDDAGPAPQAASINAETGAIEVGTGEQTLDTYIDFMCPICNQFEQAYGETVQGLVDEGTITLNIHPIAILDRFSQGTEYSTRAANAMYCVAETAPDAAVSYMQALYANQPAEGSTGLTDEQLIEIAGSVGADGVDACVSERRYSGFVSSMTEQTPIQPGQSGIATPTLAVNGETIANDTIPAPADFPSLFS from the coding sequence ATGGCAACGGCCGCGCGCAAGGTCAACTGGTTCGCGATCCTCGTGAGCATCGCCGTGGTGCTCGCGCTCGTGGTCACCGCGGCCATCGTCGTGTGGTCGAACAATCAGTCGGATGACGCGGGGCCGGCGCCGCAGGCGGCGTCGATCAACGCCGAGACCGGAGCGATCGAGGTCGGGACGGGGGAGCAGACCCTCGACACCTACATCGACTTCATGTGCCCGATCTGCAACCAGTTCGAGCAGGCGTACGGGGAGACGGTGCAGGGGCTCGTCGACGAGGGAACGATCACCCTCAACATCCACCCCATCGCGATCCTCGACCGGTTCTCGCAGGGGACCGAATACTCTACGCGGGCGGCCAACGCCATGTACTGCGTCGCCGAGACGGCGCCCGATGCGGCGGTGTCGTACATGCAGGCGCTGTACGCCAACCAGCCGGCGGAGGGCTCGACGGGGCTGACGGACGAGCAGCTCATCGAGATCGCCGGATCGGTCGGCGCCGACGGTGTCGACGCGTGCGTCAGCGAGCGGCGCTACAGCGGCTTCGTGTCGTCGATGACCGAGCAGACGCCCATCCAGCCCGGTCAGTCGGGCATCGCGACCCCGACACTCGCGGTCAACGGCGAGACGATCGCGAACGACACCATTCCCGCGCCGGCGGACTTCCCCTCGCTGTTCTCCTGA
- the map gene encoding type I methionyl aminopeptidase: MGLRRSIYKTPAQLRAMVDPGLITADALAAVKALIAPGVTTLELDAAASDLIVSRGAKSNFQMVRGYRHTVCASVNEQVVHGIPGDRPLEPGDILSIDAGAEYKGWNGDSAFTVVLPDPSRPELVAEREHLSRVTEGSLWAGIAALASARHIADVGAAIEDYIRAHGEDYGILREYVGHGIGRKMHESPSVFNYRVDDPGPEVQPGLALAIEPMVVAGSDATFVEDDGWTVSTVDGSAGSHWEHSVAVHDDGVWVLTAPDGGAAGLAPFGVTPAPIR, encoded by the coding sequence GTGGGACTTCGCCGCTCGATCTACAAGACCCCCGCGCAGCTGCGGGCGATGGTCGACCCCGGTCTTATCACCGCCGACGCCCTCGCCGCGGTGAAGGCCCTCATCGCACCCGGTGTCACGACGCTCGAGCTGGATGCCGCGGCATCCGACCTGATCGTCTCGCGCGGCGCGAAATCGAACTTCCAGATGGTGCGCGGGTACCGCCACACCGTCTGCGCCTCGGTGAACGAGCAGGTGGTGCACGGCATCCCCGGCGACCGGCCGCTCGAGCCCGGTGACATCCTCTCCATCGATGCCGGTGCCGAGTACAAGGGATGGAACGGGGATTCGGCGTTCACCGTCGTGCTCCCCGACCCGTCGCGCCCCGAGCTCGTGGCCGAGCGCGAGCATCTCTCGCGCGTGACGGAGGGGTCGCTGTGGGCGGGCATCGCGGCGCTGGCGTCCGCCCGCCACATCGCGGACGTGGGTGCGGCGATCGAGGACTACATCCGCGCCCACGGCGAGGACTACGGCATCCTCCGCGAGTACGTCGGTCACGGCATCGGGCGGAAGATGCACGAGTCGCCATCGGTGTTCAACTACCGCGTCGACGATCCCGGCCCCGAGGTGCAGCCCGGTCTCGCCCTCGCGATCGAGCCGATGGTGGTCGCGGGGTCGGATGCGACGTTCGTCGAGGACGACGGCTGGACCGTCTCGACCGTCGACGGGTCGGCCGGCTCACACTGGGAACATAGCGTTGCGGTGCATGATGACGGTGTGTGGGTGCTCACCGCGCCCGACGGCGGCGCAGCCGGGCTCGCGCCGTTCGGCGTCACCCCGGCACCGATCCGGTAG